The following are from one region of the Rosettibacter firmus genome:
- a CDS encoding TPR domain-containing glycosyltransferase: MGTLTLSMIVKNEEKYLKECLESVKGVVDDIVIVDTGSTDNTLEIAKEYKAKIYHFDWINDFSAARNYALQYSPGDWILYLDADERLDPASKSEIKKIINTNERAGYYCTVKSIDDDSKFEHSIRYIRLFKKSPEIKFTGKVHEQIIHSLKENKYKLYHSSILINHVGYNISYDGKKAKAERNLSILIEEYNYNHSAYTAFKLGQTYFLIGKYDDCQKYINIALEQKDIAQELKADCYFYLSQIELLKSDFVNAQKLIDKAIELNPKQTFYYLMNSKIYEFLNDNYKAKLYAQKAMECYKNMYKYEKTNFQNFYVDPKVISYHGLKLSYQSNDADSIEYFITELYKLIREENVAEKIQLIKLMESIFQGREITEDISQVLLKYIDKNNLELFLLGISRQKNNSIKYNLLSKLIEKFPRNVEVIKNLATLYDDMNNTKAAINLLESNRELIKDDPAALFYLASFYLKIQDVQKSYELFVMIENKFSYLTEMLPKVKVIRTKLENVIKKISN, translated from the coding sequence ATGGGAACATTAACTCTCTCAATGATAGTTAAGAATGAAGAAAAATATCTTAAAGAATGTCTTGAATCTGTTAAAGGTGTAGTTGATGATATTGTTATTGTAGATACAGGTTCTACAGATAATACACTTGAAATAGCGAAAGAATATAAAGCTAAAATATATCACTTCGATTGGATAAATGACTTTTCTGCTGCAAGAAATTATGCACTTCAATATTCACCAGGCGATTGGATTTTATATCTTGATGCAGATGAAAGACTCGATCCTGCCTCAAAAAGTGAAATTAAAAAAATAATAAATACTAACGAAAGAGCAGGATACTATTGTACAGTTAAAAGTATAGATGATGATTCTAAATTTGAACACTCGATAAGATATATAAGATTATTTAAAAAAAGTCCTGAAATAAAATTTACAGGTAAAGTTCATGAACAAATAATACATTCTTTAAAAGAAAATAAGTACAAATTGTATCATTCATCAATATTAATAAATCACGTTGGTTATAATATTTCATATGATGGAAAGAAAGCAAAGGCAGAACGTAATCTATCGATTTTAATTGAAGAGTATAATTATAATCATTCAGCTTACACAGCCTTTAAACTTGGTCAAACTTATTTTTTAATTGGTAAGTACGATGATTGTCAAAAGTACATTAATATAGCTCTTGAACAAAAAGACATAGCTCAAGAATTAAAAGCAGATTGTTACTTTTATTTAAGTCAAATTGAATTATTAAAAAGCGATTTTGTTAATGCACAGAAATTAATTGATAAAGCAATTGAATTAAATCCAAAACAAACATTTTATTATTTAATGAATTCAAAAATATACGAATTTTTGAATGATAATTATAAAGCAAAGTTGTATGCTCAAAAAGCAATGGAATGCTATAAGAATATGTATAAATACGAAAAAACTAATTTTCAAAATTTTTATGTTGATCCTAAAGTTATTTCATACCATGGCTTAAAACTATCTTATCAATCAAATGATGCTGACTCAATAGAATATTTTATTACGGAACTATATAAACTTATAAGAGAAGAAAATGTTGCAGAAAAAATTCAATTAATAAAACTAATGGAAAGTATATTTCAAGGGAGGGAAATTACAGAGGATATATCACAAGTTCTTTTAAAATATATAGATAAAAATAATCTTGAATTATTTTTACTTGGGATAAGTCGCCAAAAGAATAATTCAATCAAGTATAATTTATTATCGAAATTGATTGAAAAGTTTCCCAGGAATGTTGAGGTTATAAAAAATCTTGCGACGCTTTACGATGATATGAATAATACTAAAGCTGCAATTAATTTGTTAGAAAGTAATAGAGAATTAATCAAAGATGATCCAGCGGCTTTATTTTATTTAGCTTCATTTTATTTAAAAATTCAAGATGTACAAAAATCATATGAATTATTTGTTATGATCGAAAATAAATTTTCTTATCTCACCGAAATGCTACCTAAAGTTAAAGTTATAAGAACAAAACTTGAAAATGTTATAAAAAAAATATCTAATTAA
- a CDS encoding flagellin produces the protein MAFSINTNVGALQAYNALAKVNAQTEKAQLRLSTLKKINSVADDTSGYNVGKQLEAQTLVQKAQLNNIASAKNYLATAESALQQIADKLNQIKAKQVDADDPLKDSAAIADDIRTLASEIDSILKSTNINGTQLLASTDGSTALSAAVFDVGGSSFSVDFADNTYLNVSALATATSNLQSATDSTVLDYDTDTVATNVRNALLRIGNLRQTLDSREEYLTAAIANNTATISNIFDADVAMEQLNATKGQIGAQIATAMLAQMNTAPQQVLSLFR, from the coding sequence ATGGCATTCTCAATTAACACAAACGTTGGTGCATTACAGGCTTATAATGCATTAGCAAAAGTAAATGCTCAAACAGAAAAAGCTCAGCTGCGTTTATCAACATTAAAGAAAATTAATAGTGTAGCAGACGACACATCTGGATACAACGTTGGTAAACAGCTCGAAGCACAGACCTTAGTTCAAAAAGCTCAATTAAACAACATCGCATCAGCTAAGAACTACTTAGCAACAGCAGAATCAGCGTTGCAGCAGATAGCAGACAAGTTGAATCAAATCAAAGCTAAACAAGTCGACGCTGATGATCCATTAAAGGATTCCGCAGCCATTGCAGATGATATTAGAACTCTTGCAAGCGAAATTGATTCAATACTCAAGAGCACAAATATTAATGGTACTCAATTGTTAGCAAGCACCGATGGATCAACCGCTTTGAGTGCAGCTGTCTTTGATGTTGGTGGCAGTTCATTTTCAGTAGATTTTGCTGATAATACATATTTGAATGTAAGTGCATTAGCAACAGCTACATCTAATTTACAAAGTGCAACAGATTCCACAGTGCTTGACTATGATACAGATACAGTAGCAACTAATGTTCGTAATGCACTCTTGAGAATTGGTAACTTACGTCAAACACTCGATTCACGTGAAGAATACTTAACTGCTGCAATCGCAAACAATACAGCTACAATAAGCAATATCTTTGATGCCGATGTTGCAATGGAGCAATTAAATGCAACTAAAGGTCAAATTGGAGCACAAATAGCAACTGCAATGCTTGCTCAGATGAACACAGCTCCACAGCAGGTTCTCAGCCTCTTCCGTTAA
- the fliD gene encoding flagellar filament capping protein FliD: MAYDALTTSGINNLIDTYKTNEQNKRINPLNTRKTYYQNLTSAYSTLSSKLESLKSILNELKTNSSSSIFYSKAATSSNTNFVDVTAASSAIEGTYSIRINQLAKYDTLLSKDLSSSAASSVITVPGTHEFTIKTADGSGGEFVSKVSVTFVDSDFTSGQISNSTLMQKIQNAINTDKAVVLSSSVTGSTTSSGSFVIDLNGTETVINYSAGNYSDVIDSIVTQINSISGLTAEKVVNGSNYQLKITVNDSSKYITIKNDTSNLLSELGINVTKEKGASGLVTASVFSPVSGYSQLSIKSKSSGYDYRITEISESGANSALSSVGLNLGTTRQTFVQNSGEDTPGYIYTTDQLNAKLTLNGVNVERNSNVITDLITGTTLSLKSVMQASDTDVEINVNNDVTKVKEKINDFITKFNDVYKFIKDKSKTTDSTRGLFVSDTTASSLLNILSTIAYSPVTGIPANEINTLSKIGISFNVDSGLVLSDSSQLEDAIENNLDQLINLFTYSTEGIAVKLYNRIDPYLGTNGYIAKAKSNYDSTISSLNDSISAAQKSIDKSAEILRAKYQKMQMQLSELLYYQNYFSLFNTSTYTSY; the protein is encoded by the coding sequence ATGGCTTACGATGCACTTACAACATCGGGCATAAATAATCTTATTGATACATACAAAACTAATGAACAAAATAAACGCATAAATCCACTTAACACTCGAAAAACATATTATCAAAATCTTACATCAGCCTATTCTACTTTAAGTAGTAAACTTGAAAGTCTTAAATCAATTTTAAATGAATTAAAAACAAACTCATCTTCATCAATTTTTTATTCAAAAGCAGCAACATCTTCCAATACAAATTTTGTAGATGTTACAGCTGCTTCAAGTGCAATAGAAGGGACTTATTCAATTAGAATAAATCAACTTGCAAAGTATGATACTTTACTCTCTAAAGATCTTAGTTCTTCTGCTGCTTCTTCTGTAATTACAGTACCTGGCACTCATGAATTTACTATTAAAACCGCTGATGGTTCAGGTGGTGAATTTGTAAGCAAAGTATCAGTCACATTTGTTGATTCCGATTTTACAAGTGGGCAGATTTCTAATAGCACTTTAATGCAAAAAATTCAGAACGCTATAAATACAGATAAAGCTGTGGTACTTTCATCATCTGTAACAGGCTCTACCACATCATCTGGTTCATTTGTTATTGATTTGAATGGAACAGAAACTGTAATTAATTATTCAGCAGGAAACTATAGTGATGTGATTGATAGTATTGTAACTCAGATAAATTCAATTAGTGGCTTAACAGCAGAAAAAGTTGTTAATGGCTCAAATTATCAACTTAAAATAACAGTTAATGATTCTTCGAAATATATAACAATAAAAAATGATACCAGCAATTTATTAAGTGAGCTTGGGATAAATGTTACAAAAGAAAAAGGGGCATCGGGATTAGTTACTGCTTCTGTTTTTTCTCCAGTGAGTGGATATTCACAGTTATCAATAAAATCAAAATCCTCTGGCTATGATTACAGAATTACAGAAATTTCTGAATCGGGAGCAAATTCTGCATTATCATCAGTAGGATTAAATCTGGGAACAACCCGACAGACATTTGTTCAAAATTCCGGTGAAGATACACCTGGTTATATTTATACTACTGACCAGCTTAATGCAAAATTAACTCTAAATGGAGTTAATGTTGAAAGAAATTCTAATGTCATTACTGATTTGATCACAGGAACAACTCTATCATTAAAATCTGTTATGCAAGCTTCAGACACCGATGTAGAAATAAATGTTAATAACGATGTTACTAAAGTAAAAGAAAAGATTAATGATTTTATTACAAAATTTAATGATGTATATAAGTTCATAAAAGATAAATCAAAAACTACTGATTCAACACGTGGTTTATTTGTTAGTGATACCACTGCTTCTTCTTTACTCAATATACTTAGTACTATTGCTTATTCTCCAGTTACTGGTATACCAGCAAATGAAATAAATACATTATCTAAGATCGGAATCTCATTTAATGTAGATTCTGGTCTTGTGCTTTCAGATTCATCACAATTAGAAGATGCAATAGAAAATAATTTAGATCAATTAATAAATTTATTTACTTATAGTACTGAAGGGATTGCTGTTAAATTATATAATAGAATTGATCCTTATCTTGGTACGAATGGCTACATTGCAAAAGCAAAATCAAATTACGATAGCACAATTTCATCATTAAATGATAGTATAAGTGCTGCACAAAAAAGTATAGATAAAAGTGCAGAAATATTAAGAGCAAAGTATCAAAAGATGCAAATGCAACTTTCTGAACTATTGTATTATCAGAATTATTTCTCATTATTTAATACATCAACTTACACAAGCTATTAA
- a CDS encoding glycosyltransferase, whose product MNKLDCSEKKYKIVCITQIYNEIRKQNLERFWKHINSVCDALVVYDDGSTDGSYEYMLDKATFIIRAGENDFKNEINHKKILLQYALKLQPDFILWLDADEVLTANAKEELQKLCKYADENNIDGISFHEINLWRSYSWKRIDNSYDLGWFVRLWRVTPNLMFKETTPGLHQQQYPHSIKKIEKTDRVSVIHYGFASERSLAFKYLTYRSHGQSGWALERLLDESTLTLEKVDKNLFPDGLYIDDEKPIPRSFIQAISSLDVYKEEVFKPRISIICLIYKSIEWLQFVYEQVLKYTNLNDKEFYFVANDANESVLQYLKNNYIPHYIWNNSEEQKKEWYINNVYRAWNFAAQKAKGDYLLFINSDMAFSHGWVENLFNKLNGKNCVVSRLVESGKLLSGEHAISKNFGRHIEDYDEEAFNKFADEIRVNELKDGGLFMPLLIRKDDFLSVGGYPEGNIVPGTDIFNPKIAVKGTPCISGDVVLMQKLKEKGISHTTSYDSIVYHFQCGEMDSHSTLPNNVNEKVRVIICNDYLSGRMGEKTMWNFLLSNLPNSVGVDKDSLNVDKDFEKEAKLFIKKNYPESAIVIQNASFMDIIDKDRFNILYLQDNLRAMGRKSLQQEANLKHADILVTNSKITAASYPEYNFEIIPIGIDGDLFKPMDKKNVRKEFNIPDQTVGIFVGDFSEVKGWSKVKSLIENHDEIFWIIVTKDENTYERKNVKVFNRISQEKLVKLLNCANFFILGSPVETQCFSALEACFCNLPIIMRNTGIFADFSEEEKERIGYFGEDFEVGLKKVLNQQFSPREIMYQKNLTIYGMVEKWNELISKARLYSEQKFLRPDEVRPPFFSVIVPTFNQAEYLGEALDSLLNQTFTNWEAIIVNDGSTDNTKDVIDKYLSMDKRFKAFHKENGGVASALNLGIKNARGEWICWLSSDDLFEPKKLEIHFNAIKQNPAIKFFHSHWYLLEDKTKQKIAPGLWLNIPPKEYQVLHFFWANYVHGNSVAIHKSVFDNVGLFDENLRQGQDFDMWLRISSKYESFFINKRTCITRLHKGQTTNTFSEGGIYDSTYSLIKFLNERPFEDLFPQLNLNNLNNILQALSEIIFISSKIDAFIYKCGFTSVLIDKTLDWINKLPASYRNKVYEFLNILVKEYLKNISSEEIRIIISKLLSRDKHYFKEFNFIENVSCYIKDFIYKGYQKKALSLEKYLSRFSKLLHEKNFSIKIYEPIFERQRDNNYLKLKIENVNEWFIEPINMTSIRHSFIIKCENCKHDFKLIEEYKLIENTTTFDFICPECKSHYQYSDTKLSEDLISFNNSKVKENNLPLNANPTIAFFIKDASVISGGVKIFFKHASTLLKLGANVVIYSFSDKPGWIDSNLYYYKINDIKQINHDTASLFIFFSIFDLTLLINSIPLSKVVHLCQGYEGFHYGENYHNVIHEKHLLKELHTIPVKAISVSTHLLKLFKESLNRESQYIPNSINHNIFKPNSIASKPNNIKSILFIGNPLHSLKGFDFLAAAITTIQNSNHRIENLELRIVVGNTIPDSTKFKEGLEKDLKCKVVIKIKLNESEIANLIKTSSVLVCTSWYEGFSLPVLEAMACGTPVITTNNMGVESYAIHNYNSFIVKYNDYQSMLSYLLDVLNNRIKLEPVLRNGYRTSLQFNEFNFAKSLINAYENLLGYSFDKVKKEIILSEAQKVSEVEKNNNVLFKDLLTVIMPVYNNVDYTKQSVESLLKTTPQLKQLIIIDNNSTDSTESYLRELELSNKNVKVIRNSMNIGFPAAVNQGMKIADTEFVIVANNDIIFTEHWAERIIEIADSDNKIGMVGPISNIVSGVQIDINAKYNSIEEMHRYAAEVREKNKGQVLQFPRIAFLCSLIKKEVIDKIGGLDERFSPGNYEDDDFCLRAQLAGYKTVIAKDVFIHHYGSKSFKADGNEAYRKRLEKNRQIFVDKWGADPDEIWLKNKTIKNRQFYYPINRDLFKQYFERTKVHIADNELYLAQDTIVSAIENFKESDAQHIEYDDLLDLAGNIFLANNNIDKAREYFEKELNLNPASSPACYGLGRIFFAQQNYEAAKIMFEWAVKNNPQNIAAKNALEKVNELLGYELSHSSLEGG is encoded by the coding sequence GTGAATAAATTAGATTGTAGCGAAAAAAAATACAAAATAGTTTGTATAACGCAAATTTATAATGAAATCAGAAAACAAAATCTTGAAAGATTTTGGAAACATATTAATTCAGTTTGTGATGCACTCGTTGTTTATGACGATGGCAGTACAGATGGAAGTTATGAGTATATGCTTGATAAAGCTACATTTATTATTAGAGCAGGGGAAAATGATTTCAAAAATGAAATTAATCATAAAAAAATATTACTCCAATATGCACTTAAACTCCAACCAGATTTTATTTTATGGTTGGATGCAGACGAAGTTTTAACTGCTAATGCTAAAGAAGAACTTCAAAAGTTATGTAAATATGCTGACGAAAACAATATTGATGGTATTAGTTTTCATGAAATTAATTTATGGAGAAGTTATTCATGGAAACGAATCGATAATTCTTACGATCTTGGATGGTTTGTTCGTTTGTGGAGAGTAACACCTAATTTAATGTTCAAAGAAACAACTCCTGGGTTGCACCAGCAACAATACCCCCATTCAATTAAGAAAATAGAAAAAACGGATCGTGTAAGTGTTATACATTATGGCTTTGCTTCTGAAAGGTCTTTAGCATTTAAATATTTAACCTATCGTTCACATGGTCAAAGTGGTTGGGCTTTAGAAAGACTTTTAGATGAAAGTACATTAACATTAGAAAAGGTCGATAAAAACTTATTCCCTGATGGTTTATATATAGATGATGAAAAACCAATTCCTAGAAGTTTTATTCAAGCAATTTCGAGTTTAGATGTTTATAAAGAAGAGGTATTTAAACCAAGAATTTCAATTATATGCCTAATATATAAAAGTATTGAATGGTTACAATTTGTATATGAACAAGTTCTAAAATACACAAATCTAAATGACAAAGAATTTTATTTCGTTGCCAACGACGCTAACGAATCTGTTCTTCAATATTTAAAAAATAATTATATCCCGCATTATATCTGGAATAATTCTGAAGAGCAGAAGAAAGAATGGTATATTAACAATGTTTATCGTGCCTGGAATTTTGCTGCTCAAAAAGCAAAAGGTGATTATTTATTATTTATTAATAGTGATATGGCTTTTTCGCATGGCTGGGTTGAGAATTTGTTTAATAAACTCAATGGGAAAAATTGTGTTGTATCCCGCTTGGTTGAATCAGGAAAATTGTTATCTGGTGAACATGCAATAAGTAAAAACTTTGGAAGACATATAGAAGACTATGATGAAGAAGCATTTAATAAATTTGCAGATGAAATTAGAGTTAACGAATTGAAAGATGGAGGCTTATTCATGCCTCTTCTCATTAGGAAAGATGATTTTTTGAGTGTTGGTGGATACCCTGAAGGCAATATAGTTCCTGGAACAGATATATTTAATCCAAAAATTGCAGTTAAAGGAACACCATGTATTAGTGGAGACGTAGTACTGATGCAAAAACTTAAAGAGAAGGGAATAAGTCATACTACTTCTTATGATTCGATTGTTTATCATTTTCAATGTGGAGAAATGGATTCCCATTCGACCTTACCAAATAATGTAAATGAAAAAGTTAGAGTAATTATTTGCAACGATTATTTGTCAGGGAGAATGGGAGAAAAAACAATGTGGAACTTTTTACTTTCTAATTTACCCAATTCTGTAGGTGTTGATAAAGACTCTTTAAATGTTGATAAAGATTTTGAAAAAGAAGCAAAACTTTTTATTAAAAAAAATTATCCTGAAAGTGCTATTGTTATACAAAATGCCTCATTCATGGATATTATTGATAAAGATCGATTTAATATATTGTATTTACAAGATAATCTGCGAGCTATGGGTCGTAAATCATTGCAGCAGGAAGCTAATCTAAAACATGCTGATATTTTAGTAACGAATTCTAAAATAACAGCTGCTTCGTATCCAGAATATAATTTTGAAATTATTCCGATCGGCATTGATGGTGATTTATTTAAACCTATGGATAAAAAAAATGTAAGAAAGGAATTTAATATCCCAGATCAAACAGTAGGAATTTTTGTAGGTGATTTTAGTGAGGTAAAAGGATGGTCTAAGGTAAAAAGCTTGATAGAAAATCATGATGAAATTTTCTGGATTATTGTTACAAAAGATGAAAATACTTACGAACGAAAAAACGTGAAAGTATTTAATAGAATAAGTCAGGAAAAATTAGTGAAGCTTTTAAACTGTGCTAATTTTTTTATTCTTGGGTCGCCAGTTGAAACTCAATGTTTTTCTGCATTGGAAGCATGTTTTTGTAATTTGCCTATTATAATGAGGAATACTGGAATTTTTGCAGATTTTTCTGAAGAAGAGAAAGAAAGAATTGGTTATTTCGGAGAAGATTTTGAGGTGGGTTTAAAGAAAGTACTTAACCAACAATTTTCGCCACGTGAAATAATGTATCAAAAAAATCTTACGATTTATGGCATGGTTGAAAAATGGAATGAATTAATCTCAAAAGCTAGATTATATTCTGAACAAAAATTTTTAAGACCTGATGAAGTAAGACCTCCATTTTTTTCTGTTATTGTGCCGACTTTTAATCAAGCAGAATATTTAGGAGAAGCATTAGATTCTTTGCTAAATCAAACATTTACAAACTGGGAAGCAATAATTGTAAATGATGGAAGCACCGATAACACAAAAGATGTAATTGATAAATATTTATCAATGGATAAAAGATTTAAAGCTTTTCATAAAGAAAATGGTGGTGTTGCTTCTGCTTTAAATCTTGGAATAAAAAATGCACGTGGTGAATGGATTTGCTGGCTTTCTTCAGACGATCTTTTCGAACCCAAAAAACTTGAAATTCATTTTAATGCAATTAAACAAAATCCAGCTATAAAATTTTTTCATTCACATTGGTATCTCTTAGAAGATAAAACCAAACAAAAAATTGCTCCAGGCTTATGGCTTAATATTCCACCAAAGGAATATCAAGTCTTACACTTTTTTTGGGCTAATTATGTTCACGGAAATTCTGTAGCTATTCATAAATCAGTTTTTGATAATGTTGGTCTATTTGATGAAAATTTGCGTCAGGGACAGGATTTTGATATGTGGCTTAGAATTTCTTCTAAATATGAAAGCTTTTTTATTAACAAGAGAACTTGTATTACACGTTTACATAAAGGACAAACAACTAATACATTTTCCGAAGGTGGTATTTATGATTCTACTTATTCATTAATTAAGTTTTTGAATGAAAGACCTTTTGAAGATTTGTTCCCTCAGTTAAATCTGAATAATCTGAATAATATACTACAAGCACTAAGTGAAATTATTTTCATTTCATCTAAAATAGATGCTTTTATTTATAAATGTGGATTTACCAGTGTATTGATTGACAAAACATTAGATTGGATAAATAAACTACCAGCCAGTTACCGAAATAAAGTCTATGAGTTTTTGAATATTTTGGTTAAAGAATATTTGAAAAATATTTCAAGTGAAGAAATAAGAATAATCATAAGTAAATTATTAAGCCGAGATAAACATTACTTTAAGGAATTCAACTTTATTGAAAATGTTTCTTGTTATATAAAAGATTTTATTTATAAAGGTTATCAAAAGAAAGCCTTATCTCTCGAAAAGTATTTGTCACGATTTTCAAAATTATTACATGAAAAAAATTTTAGTATTAAAATTTATGAACCAATTTTCGAAAGACAACGTGATAATAATTATCTGAAATTGAAAATAGAAAATGTAAATGAATGGTTTATAGAACCAATTAATATGACATCAATTAGACATAGTTTTATTATAAAATGCGAGAATTGTAAACATGATTTTAAGTTAATTGAAGAGTATAAGTTAATAGAAAACACAACAACTTTTGATTTTATCTGTCCAGAATGTAAATCACATTATCAATACTCAGATACCAAATTATCCGAAGATTTAATTTCATTCAATAATTCTAAAGTTAAAGAAAATAATTTGCCATTAAATGCCAATCCAACAATTGCCTTTTTTATTAAAGATGCATCTGTTATTTCTGGTGGTGTTAAAATATTTTTCAAGCATGCAAGCACTTTATTAAAACTGGGTGCGAATGTTGTTATATATTCTTTTTCAGATAAACCTGGATGGATAGATAGTAATTTATACTATTATAAGATTAACGATATAAAACAAATTAATCATGACACTGCCAGTCTATTTATATTTTTTAGCATTTTTGATTTGACATTGTTGATAAATAGCATTCCATTATCTAAGGTCGTTCATTTATGTCAGGGCTACGAAGGTTTTCATTATGGTGAAAATTATCATAATGTTATTCATGAAAAACATCTTCTTAAGGAACTTCATACTATACCAGTTAAAGCAATATCGGTATCAACTCATTTATTAAAATTATTTAAAGAAAGTTTGAATAGAGAATCTCAATACATTCCAAATTCAATTAATCATAATATTTTCAAGCCAAATAGTATTGCCAGTAAGCCGAACAATATAAAATCAATTTTATTTATAGGTAATCCCCTTCATTCTTTGAAAGGATTTGACTTCTTAGCAGCTGCAATAACGACCATTCAAAATTCTAATCATAGAATAGAAAATCTGGAATTAAGAATAGTAGTGGGCAATACTATCCCTGATTCTACAAAATTTAAAGAAGGTCTGGAAAAAGATTTAAAATGTAAAGTAGTAATTAAAATAAAACTGAATGAAAGTGAAATTGCAAATTTAATTAAAACTTCTTCTGTACTTGTTTGTACATCCTGGTACGAAGGATTTTCTTTGCCAGTTTTAGAAGCTATGGCATGTGGCACACCTGTAATTACCACTAATAATATGGGTGTAGAAAGCTATGCAATTCACAATTATAATTCGTTTATTGTCAAATATAATGATTATCAAAGCATGTTAAGTTATTTATTAGATGTGCTGAATAATAGAATAAAACTTGAGCCAGTTTTGAGAAATGGTTATCGAACATCATTGCAATTTAATGAGTTTAATTTTGCTAAATCACTTATAAATGCATATGAGAATTTACTTGGTTATTCTTTCGATAAAGTTAAGAAGGAAATTATTTTAAGTGAAGCTCAAAAGGTTAGTGAAGTAGAAAAAAATAATAATGTATTATTTAAGGACTTGTTAACTGTAATAATGCCAGTCTATAACAATGTTGATTATACGAAACAATCCGTAGAATCGTTATTAAAAACAACTCCACAGCTAAAACAATTAATAATTATAGATAATAATAGCACAGATTCAACAGAAAGTTACCTGAGAGAGTTAGAGTTATCTAATAAAAATGTTAAAGTAATTAGAAATTCAATGAATATTGGTTTTCCAGCAGCAGTAAATCAGGGAATGAAGATAGCTGATACAGAATTTGTTATTGTCGCAAATAATGATATAATATTTACCGAACATTGGGCAGAAAGAATAATTGAAATTGCAGACTCAGATAATAAAATTGGAATGGTAGGACCAATAAGTAATATTGTAAGTGGAGTTCAAATTGATATCAATGCTAAATATAATTCAATCGAAGAAATGCATAGATATGCAGCTGAAGTTAGAGAAAAAAATAAAGGTCAGGTACTACAGTTTCCAAGAATTGCATTTTTATGTAGTTTAATTAAGAAAGAAGTAATTGATAAAATTGGTGGACTTGATGAAAGATTTTCGCCAGGCAATTACGAGGATGATGATTTCTGTTTACGTGCTCAGCTTGCTGGTTATAAAACTGTAATTGCAAAGGATGTTTTTATTCATCATTATGGTTCCAAGAGTTTCAAAGCAGATGGTAACGAAGCATATCGTAAGAGACTGGAAAAAAACAGACAGATTTTTGTTGATAAATGGGGTGCTGATCCGGATGAAATATGGCTCAAAAATAAAACAATTAAGAATCGTCAGTTTTATTATCCTATCAATAGAGATTTATTTAAACAATATTTTGAGAGAACAAAAGTTCATATAGCAGATAATGAATTATATTTAGCTCAAGATACAATAGTAAGTGCAATAGAAAATTTTAAAGAAAGTGATGCTCAACATATAGAATATGACGATTTACTTGATTTAGCTGGAAATATTTTTTTGGCAAATAATAATATTGATAAAGCACGTGAATATTTTGAAAAAGAGTTGAACTTAAATCCAGCATCTTCCCCTGCTTGTTACGGTTTAGGACGGATATTTTTTGCTCAACAAAATTATGAAGCAGCAAAAATAATGTTTGAATGGGCAGTCAAAAATAATCCTCAAAATATTGCAGCTAAAAATGCTCTTGAGAAGGTGAATGAATTGCTCGGATATGAATTGTCTCATTCTTCACTCGAAGGAGGTTAG
- the fliS gene encoding flagellar export chaperone FliS, whose amino-acid sequence MYTANALRNKSNPYIFNQINNATPQELILKVYDFAILNCQKNDLFKTNDAIQVLINALNFDDPAAREISVGLLKLYQFCQEQMRKKNNQIVLKILTELRDTWVNALKNMR is encoded by the coding sequence ATGTATACTGCAAATGCATTAAGAAATAAAAGTAATCCATATATTTTTAACCAGATAAATAATGCAACTCCTCAAGAATTAATTTTGAAAGTTTATGATTTTGCAATTCTAAACTGTCAGAAAAATGATTTATTTAAAACAAATGATGCAATACAGGTATTAATTAATGCTCTGAATTTTGATGATCCAGCTGCAAGAGAAATATCTGTAGGGTTATTAAAATTGTATCAGTTTTGCCAGGAACAAATGAGAAAAAAGAATAACCAGATTGTTCTGAAAATTTTGACTGAGTTACGAGATACATGGGTCAATGCATTAAAAAATATGAGATAA